Proteins from one Candidatus Hydrogenedentota bacterium genomic window:
- a CDS encoding isochorismate synthase — MDTAPLTELAPALSALDGAVRAAAPGRPSPGRLVRVEVPAPPVCPLEWLAAQSSVTRYYWRDRAGLFENAGLGEADVASPADGPETPSELFAHLRRHLPEGPGEGRYYGGFRFQPGNGRPTQWREFLGYRFVAPLLELHRKRGRTTLAATLRADDRGSLRGAADAARAALAAVGLMEPERPSPPRVLSREDLPDRAHWEKMVARALAAFDRGKLEKVVLARETRFTTDRELDPVAVLRRLVRSTRHSFCFCFHPARDRAFLGASPERLLRRSGRLLESEAVAGTCPRDADPEADASLAEALLASEKDRREQGLVTAALRAVFDRLCGAVEADPEPGLLTLLHCRHLRTRISGMLRENADDGALLEAFHPTPAVGGTPRDRALDWIAREEPFDRGLYAAPVGWVARDGLEFCVAIRSGLVRGDTLTVYNGAGVVPGSVPAEEWAEIETKMRNFLRVLRHDGQEHGA; from the coding sequence TTGGACACAGCCCCCCTCACAGAACTGGCACCCGCCCTGTCCGCGCTGGACGGAGCAGTGCGCGCGGCGGCCCCGGGCCGTCCTTCGCCGGGGCGTCTGGTGCGGGTGGAGGTGCCCGCGCCGCCGGTGTGCCCGCTGGAATGGCTGGCGGCGCAGTCCAGCGTGACGCGCTATTACTGGCGCGACCGCGCGGGGCTGTTCGAGAACGCCGGGCTGGGGGAGGCCGATGTGGCCAGTCCGGCGGACGGCCCGGAGACACCTTCCGAACTCTTCGCCCACCTGCGGCGGCATCTTCCTGAGGGGCCCGGCGAGGGCCGGTATTACGGCGGGTTCCGGTTTCAGCCGGGGAACGGCCGCCCGACGCAGTGGCGGGAATTCCTCGGATACCGCTTTGTGGCCCCCCTGCTGGAACTGCACCGAAAACGGGGCCGGACCACGCTGGCGGCCACGCTGCGGGCGGATGACCGGGGCAGCCTGCGCGGGGCGGCGGACGCCGCGCGCGCGGCGCTGGCGGCGGTGGGTCTCATGGAACCGGAGCGGCCCAGCCCCCCGCGCGTCCTTTCGCGGGAGGACCTGCCGGACCGCGCGCACTGGGAAAAGATGGTGGCGCGCGCGCTGGCGGCGTTTGACCGGGGAAAACTGGAGAAGGTGGTGCTGGCGCGGGAGACGCGGTTCACCACGGACCGGGAACTGGATCCCGTCGCGGTGCTGCGGCGGCTGGTGCGGAGCACGCGGCACTCGTTCTGTTTCTGTTTCCACCCGGCGCGGGACCGCGCGTTTCTGGGCGCGTCGCCGGAACGTCTGCTCCGGCGGTCGGGCAGGCTGCTGGAGAGCGAGGCCGTGGCGGGCACCTGCCCGCGCGACGCGGACCCGGAAGCGGACGCTTCATTGGCGGAAGCCCTGCTGGCGAGCGAGAAGGACCGCCGCGAGCAGGGGCTGGTGACGGCGGCGCTGCGCGCCGTGTTTGACCGCCTGTGCGGCGCGGTGGAGGCCGACCCGGAACCCGGCCTGCTGACGCTGCTGCACTGCCGCCACCTGCGCACCCGGATCTCCGGCATGCTGCGGGAGAACGCGGACGACGGCGCGCTGCTGGAAGCGTTCCACCCCACCCCGGCGGTGGGCGGCACGCCCCGCGACCGCGCGCTGGACTGGATCGCGCGGGAGGAGCCCTTTGACCGGGGGCTGTACGCCGCGCCCGTGGGCTGGGTGGCCCGGGACGGTCTGGAGTTCTGCGTGGCCATCCGGTCAGGACTGGTGCGCGGGGACACGCTAACGGTGTATAACGGCGCGGGCGTGGTGCCCGGGTCCGTTCCCGCGGAGGAATGGGCCGAAATCGAGACGAAAATGCGCAATTTCCTGAGGGTGCTCCGGCATGACGGACAAGAACACGGGGCTTGA
- a CDS encoding GNAT family N-acetyltransferase — translation MGMDDVTVKAAQTDEELRQANELMAKAHFADYWEGAEWVNTVGMTYPGFKREHIRIALHRGQVAAALRMTTDTIRVGEARLKMAGFGCVTTDKAYRRRGLTSLVMDDAMRHLRAHRFHTAMLFGIPDFYHRWGFATALAEYSTTITLRDASPEASPACRIRKIKPGDIPAVQRMHAANDEETACSLVRSAAHISNQWTRWEKARVLIDEQGKVTAYLRGRPDGTDYVVDEAGVAGYDACPALIRAAARLARAECAGRVKFLAPPSHPVIRHLLAFRADHAMRTDRNANGMLAVVDTGEALESLVPEWEHLLAGGTGGDAEVTLVVDRTPWRVRARRGAVDVSAASGRCKVSLNGRELAQLIAGFRHPEEILHDRLPFSRGGGAAFLKTLFPKRVPFVWAADRF, via the coding sequence ATGGGAATGGATGACGTCACTGTAAAGGCCGCCCAAACGGACGAGGAACTGCGCCAGGCCAACGAGCTGATGGCCAAGGCGCATTTCGCCGACTATTGGGAGGGGGCGGAGTGGGTGAACACCGTCGGCATGACCTATCCGGGGTTCAAGCGGGAGCACATCCGCATCGCCCTCCACCGGGGGCAGGTGGCCGCCGCGCTGCGGATGACCACCGACACCATCCGCGTGGGCGAGGCGCGCCTGAAAATGGCCGGGTTCGGCTGCGTCACGACGGACAAGGCCTACCGGCGGCGCGGCCTGACCAGCCTGGTCATGGACGACGCCATGCGCCATCTGCGCGCCCACCGTTTCCACACGGCCATGCTGTTCGGCATCCCGGACTTCTACCACCGCTGGGGCTTCGCCACGGCCCTCGCGGAGTATTCCACCACAATCACCCTGCGCGACGCGTCGCCGGAGGCCTCGCCCGCCTGCCGCATCCGGAAGATCAAGCCGGGGGACATCCCCGCCGTGCAGCGGATGCACGCCGCAAACGACGAGGAGACCGCCTGCTCGCTGGTGCGGAGCGCCGCGCACATCAGCAACCAGTGGACGCGCTGGGAGAAAGCGCGCGTCCTGATTGACGAACAGGGCAAGGTCACCGCCTACCTGCGGGGGCGGCCCGACGGAACGGACTACGTCGTGGACGAGGCCGGGGTCGCGGGGTATGACGCGTGCCCGGCGCTCATCCGCGCGGCGGCGCGGCTGGCGCGGGCGGAGTGCGCCGGCCGGGTGAAATTCCTCGCGCCGCCGAGCCATCCGGTGATCCGCCACCTCCTGGCCTTCCGCGCGGACCACGCCATGCGCACCGACCGCAACGCCAACGGCATGCTGGCGGTGGTGGACACGGGGGAGGCGCTGGAGTCGCTCGTGCCGGAGTGGGAGCACCTGCTGGCGGGGGGGACCGGCGGAGACGCGGAGGTCACGCTGGTGGTGGACCGCACCCCCTGGCGCGTCCGCGCGCGCCGGGGCGCGGTGGATGTCTCCGCTGCCTCCGGCCGCTGCAAGGTCTCCCTGAACGGGCGCGAACTGGCCCAGCTGATCGCGGGGTTCCGCCATCCGGAGGAAATCCTGCACGACCGCCTGCCCTTTTCCCGGGGCGGCGGGGCCGCATTCCTGAAAACCCTGTTTCCGAAGCGGGTGCCGTTTGTGTGGGCCGCCGACCGCTTCTGA
- a CDS encoding alpha/beta fold hydrolase, producing MSGSVPVQVCEFGPKDGLPLVLLHGFLGHGGNWEEAAALLAPHGVRVLAPDLPGHGGTEFPDGLDWAGAVRLLDAAVAGRVAPPWHLGGYSLGGRLALQWALDFPEHVLSLTLESCSPGIADADGRAARRAADAALAARLEQAVWEDGACEAFLREWYTQPLFASLAEKPVLFERVILSRLASWPNAPGAALRAFGRGIQPSLWDALSRTASPALLITGAHDSRHGGILREMAARLAGAALEVLPDCGHAAHLEAPAAFAEKVSGFVCRRGA from the coding sequence GTGAGCGGCTCCGTTCCCGTGCAGGTCTGCGAATTCGGCCCGAAGGACGGTTTGCCCCTGGTGCTATTGCACGGATTCTTGGGCCACGGCGGCAACTGGGAAGAGGCGGCGGCCCTCCTCGCTCCCCACGGGGTGCGGGTGCTCGCCCCGGACCTCCCCGGCCACGGGGGCACGGAGTTCCCTGACGGCCTCGACTGGGCGGGGGCGGTGCGGCTGCTGGATGCGGCCGTGGCGGGGCGGGTGGCTCCGCCCTGGCACCTTGGCGGGTATTCCCTCGGCGGAAGGCTCGCCCTGCAATGGGCGCTTGATTTCCCGGAGCATGTCCTGTCCCTGACCCTTGAATCCTGCTCGCCCGGCATCGCGGACGCGGACGGGCGCGCCGCGCGCCGCGCGGCGGACGCGGCTCTCGCCGCACGGCTGGAACAGGCGGTCTGGGAGGACGGCGCGTGTGAAGCGTTCCTTCGGGAGTGGTACACCCAGCCGCTTTTCGCGTCCCTGGCGGAGAAACCCGTCCTGTTCGAGCGGGTGATCCTGTCGCGGCTCGCGTCCTGGCCCAACGCGCCGGGGGCGGCGCTGCGCGCCTTTGGACGCGGCATTCAGCCGTCCCTGTGGGACGCCCTTTCGCGAACCGCCAGCCCGGCGCTGCTGATCACGGGCGCCCATGACTCCCGCCACGGCGGCATCCTCCGGGAGATGGCGGCGCGTTTGGCCGGCGCCGCGCTGGAAGTCCTGCCGGACTGCGGCCACGCCGCGCATCTGGAGGCCCCGGCCGCCTTTGCGGAGAAAGTGTCGGGTTTCGTTTGCCGTAGGGGAGCCTGA
- a CDS encoding fumarylacetoacetate hydrolase family protein has protein sequence MQFGRVLWNGTPVIAAPLGDRWFNFTVAAARALPKDGLPFSDGIRDVGDLIRSGRFTPETYRRVADRMEGRDAFEDCWFPGVPAFTLPWRPGKVIAIGRNYAAHVAEFDNQLPEEPVFFSKANSACIGPGEPVRFDASLGRVDHEGELGVVIGRRACRVSEKDAMAHVAGYTLVNDVTARDMQRAAMAEGNPWFCAKSVDTFCPLGPVVAMPELFSEPVETPLEVRVNGETRQQSDTGRLIFGIPRLIAAVSRFITLEPGDLISTGTPEGVSALKDGDEMEVLNPVLGVLANPVRVAADR, from the coding sequence ATGCAATTCGGCCGGGTGCTCTGGAACGGAACCCCCGTGATCGCGGCCCCGCTGGGGGACCGCTGGTTCAATTTCACCGTGGCGGCGGCGCGGGCGCTGCCCAAGGACGGCCTCCCGTTTTCGGACGGAATCCGGGATGTGGGCGACCTCATCCGGTCGGGACGTTTCACGCCGGAGACCTACCGGCGGGTGGCGGACCGCATGGAGGGCCGGGATGCTTTTGAGGACTGCTGGTTTCCCGGCGTGCCCGCGTTCACGCTTCCCTGGCGGCCCGGAAAGGTCATCGCCATCGGAAGAAACTACGCCGCGCACGTGGCGGAGTTCGACAACCAGCTTCCGGAGGAGCCGGTCTTCTTCTCCAAGGCCAACTCGGCCTGCATCGGGCCGGGGGAGCCGGTGCGCTTTGACGCGTCGCTGGGCCGGGTGGACCACGAGGGGGAGCTGGGGGTGGTCATTGGCAGGCGCGCCTGCCGGGTGTCCGAGAAGGACGCGATGGCGCATGTGGCGGGGTACACGCTGGTCAACGACGTGACGGCGCGGGACATGCAGCGTGCCGCCATGGCGGAGGGCAACCCGTGGTTCTGCGCGAAAAGCGTGGACACCTTCTGCCCCCTCGGCCCCGTGGTGGCGATGCCGGAGCTCTTTTCGGAGCCGGTGGAGACGCCGCTGGAGGTGCGGGTGAACGGGGAGACCAGGCAGCAGAGCGACACGGGCCGGCTGATCTTCGGCATTCCCCGCCTGATCGCGGCGGTGTCCCGATTCATCACGCTGGAACCGGGCGACCTGATCTCCACGGGAACCCCGGAGGGGGTGTCCGCCCTGAAGGACGGCGACGAGATGGAGGTGCTGAACCC
- a CDS encoding glycoside hydrolase family 97 protein, with the protein MFGRLRWTAWTKWTLWTAAVAGMLLLPAIAGAESVSSPDGRITVEVGVEKQLTWSLTVDGKQVVSPSPLALKLYKGKTLGAKPKMREVATASVDETITPVVAEKRAVIPNKYNELRVAFAGDYTLAVRVFDDGAAWRFETALDGDIVVEDETASFVFPGDFTMMRTKTKTVQTSFEAPYTTQKLSEWTDDELAFAPLLVRVDGGPALVLTESDLYSYPGMFLARDKQDATTLRGHFAPYPKKEVPFRDRYIRVREAEPFIAKTAGTRTFPWRVVGVARRDAELIENDMVYRLNRPCALADTSWIKPGKVAWDWWHANQMWNVDFTPGVNTATYKRYIDFAAANGLEYAILDEGWSDTRDVTKLSPEVDLLELIRYGKEKNVGLVLWCVWCTLDRQRDAFLSQLEEWGVKGVKVDFMDRDDQIIVEFYERMAKATAAHHLLLDFHGAFKPTGLRREYPNLITREGVAGMEQSKWSVLSDPEYCTAIPFIRMFAGPMDYTPGAMRNAQKDVFTANFDLPSSLGTRCHQLAMYTVFESPLQMLSDSPSAYDENPESRDFIAAVPVTWDETRALDGRAGDFVVVARRNGERWWLGAMTDWDAREVTVPLSFLGAGEWKAVLFEDGPEAAVKGTSHTRSERAVSASDTLTLKLAPGGGFAARFERP; encoded by the coding sequence ATGTTCGGGCGCTTACGGTGGACGGCGTGGACCAAGTGGACGTTGTGGACAGCGGCAGTGGCGGGAATGCTCCTCCTGCCGGCCATCGCGGGGGCGGAGTCGGTCTCGTCGCCCGACGGGCGGATCACCGTGGAGGTGGGCGTGGAAAAGCAGCTCACCTGGTCGCTGACCGTGGACGGGAAGCAGGTGGTTTCCCCGTCGCCCCTCGCCCTGAAACTGTACAAGGGAAAGACGCTCGGCGCCAAACCGAAGATGCGGGAGGTGGCCACCGCGTCGGTGGACGAGACGATCACGCCGGTGGTCGCGGAGAAGCGGGCGGTCATCCCGAACAAGTACAACGAGCTGCGCGTCGCGTTCGCGGGGGACTACACCCTCGCGGTGCGCGTGTTTGACGACGGCGCGGCGTGGCGCTTTGAGACCGCCCTGGACGGCGACATCGTTGTGGAGGACGAGACGGCCTCCTTCGTGTTCCCGGGGGACTTCACGATGATGCGCACGAAGACCAAGACCGTGCAGACCTCCTTTGAGGCCCCGTACACGACGCAGAAGCTCTCCGAATGGACGGATGACGAGCTGGCTTTCGCGCCGCTGCTGGTGCGCGTGGACGGCGGGCCCGCGCTGGTCCTCACGGAGTCCGACCTGTACTCCTACCCCGGCATGTTCCTGGCGCGGGACAAGCAGGACGCGACGACCCTGCGCGGGCATTTCGCGCCGTATCCGAAGAAGGAGGTCCCCTTCCGCGACCGCTACATCCGCGTGCGGGAGGCGGAGCCGTTCATCGCGAAGACGGCGGGCACCCGCACCTTCCCGTGGCGCGTGGTGGGCGTGGCGCGCCGCGACGCGGAGCTGATCGAGAACGACATGGTCTACCGCCTGAACCGGCCCTGCGCGCTGGCGGACACCTCGTGGATCAAGCCCGGCAAGGTGGCCTGGGACTGGTGGCACGCGAACCAGATGTGGAACGTGGACTTCACGCCGGGCGTGAACACGGCGACCTACAAGCGGTACATAGACTTTGCGGCGGCGAACGGGCTGGAATATGCCATCCTTGACGAGGGCTGGTCGGACACGCGGGACGTGACCAAGCTCAGCCCCGAGGTGGACCTGCTGGAGCTGATCCGCTACGGCAAGGAAAAGAACGTGGGGCTGGTGCTGTGGTGCGTGTGGTGCACCCTGGACCGCCAGCGCGACGCGTTTCTGTCCCAGCTGGAGGAATGGGGCGTCAAGGGCGTGAAGGTGGACTTCATGGACCGCGACGACCAGATCATCGTGGAGTTCTACGAGCGCATGGCGAAGGCCACGGCGGCCCACCACCTGCTGCTGGACTTCCACGGGGCCTTCAAGCCGACGGGCCTGCGACGGGAGTACCCGAACCTCATCACGCGCGAGGGCGTGGCGGGCATGGAGCAGTCCAAGTGGTCCGTCCTGAGCGACCCCGAATACTGCACCGCCATCCCCTTCATCCGCATGTTCGCCGGGCCGATGGACTACACCCCCGGCGCGATGCGCAACGCGCAGAAGGACGTCTTCACGGCGAATTTCGACCTGCCGTCCAGCCTGGGCACGCGGTGCCACCAGCTCGCCATGTACACGGTGTTCGAGAGCCCCCTGCAGATGCTCAGCGACAGCCCCAGCGCCTACGACGAGAACCCCGAAAGCCGGGACTTCATCGCCGCGGTGCCCGTCACGTGGGACGAGACGCGCGCGCTGGACGGCCGGGCGGGCGACTTCGTGGTGGTGGCGCGGCGAAACGGGGAGCGCTGGTGGCTCGGCGCGATGACCGACTGGGACGCCCGCGAGGTCACCGTTCCCCTGTCCTTCCTGGGCGCGGGGGAGTGGAAGGCCGTGCTGTTCGAGGACGGCCCCGAGGCCGCCGTGAAAGGCACCAGCCACACGCGCTCGGAAAGGGCCGTGTCGGCGTCGGACACCCTTACCCTGAAACTCGCGCCCGGCGGCGGATTCGCGGCCCGCTTCGAGCGCCCCTGA
- the menD gene encoding 2-succinyl-5-enolpyruvyl-6-hydroxy-3-cyclohexene-1-carboxylic-acid synthase, with amino-acid sequence MTDKNTGLENLRRADRLVAELVAGGVRLFCASPGARSAPLAVAAARHPGAELVVHPDERGAAFFALGWAKAAGCPAALVCTSGTAAANCLPAVVEAAMARVPLVVLTADRPPELLRRGANQSIRQQNLFGDYPRMSVTLPCPDDPSPEAHTAGVAAHALHLARRSPAGPAHLNCMFREPLLPEPEDTPPWTPSGEAPQTRWHRAEETVDEATEAWLLEHLSNVRRGALVVGALDSPAETAAALVLARALQWPVLADVTSGLRLGAHGAPLVAHYDQMLLSERFQEAFAPECVLHLGGPLVSKRLLGHLARVRPEYITVAGHPENQDPACLVQQRLDVDAASFCRWLAPPAKFFPKSPWAEPLCALSARTADGIAEWHAEQRTLTESGTALELSRACPEGHLLFLGNSMPVRDMDMYGAARDGAGPRVLANRGASGIDGCVASALGASRGAGLPTTALLGDLAALHDLNSLLLARETAAPFRLVVVNNDGGGIFSFLPASRHEDHFEKCFAAPHGLRFGYAARLFGWDHEAPGTPETLRDLLAAAPPSAGPQLVELRTDRAENAAGHGALQRMLAERVDASLAEMGGL; translated from the coding sequence ATGACGGACAAGAACACGGGGCTTGAGAACCTGCGCCGGGCGGACCGGCTGGTGGCGGAACTGGTCGCCGGGGGCGTGCGGCTCTTCTGCGCGTCGCCGGGGGCGCGGTCCGCGCCCCTGGCGGTGGCGGCGGCGCGGCACCCCGGCGCGGAGCTGGTGGTGCATCCCGACGAGCGCGGCGCGGCCTTCTTCGCCCTCGGCTGGGCGAAGGCGGCGGGCTGCCCCGCCGCGCTGGTGTGCACCTCGGGCACGGCGGCGGCGAACTGCCTGCCCGCCGTGGTGGAGGCAGCCATGGCCCGCGTGCCGCTGGTGGTGCTGACGGCGGACCGGCCGCCGGAACTGCTGCGCCGGGGGGCGAACCAGTCCATCCGCCAGCAGAATCTCTTCGGCGACTATCCCCGGATGTCCGTGACGCTGCCCTGCCCCGACGACCCCTCGCCGGAGGCGCACACGGCGGGCGTCGCCGCCCACGCGCTGCACCTCGCCCGGCGGAGCCCCGCAGGGCCGGCGCACCTGAACTGCATGTTCCGCGAGCCGCTGCTGCCGGAGCCGGAGGACACGCCCCCGTGGACGCCGTCCGGGGAGGCCCCGCAGACGAGGTGGCACCGCGCGGAGGAGACAGTGGACGAGGCGACGGAGGCGTGGCTGCTGGAGCACCTGTCCAATGTGCGGCGAGGCGCGCTGGTGGTGGGCGCGCTGGACTCCCCCGCGGAGACGGCCGCCGCCCTGGTTCTGGCGCGGGCGCTGCAGTGGCCCGTGCTCGCGGATGTCACCAGCGGCCTGCGCCTCGGCGCGCACGGCGCGCCCCTGGTTGCGCACTATGACCAGATGCTGCTGTCGGAACGGTTCCAGGAGGCCTTCGCCCCGGAATGCGTCCTGCACCTCGGCGGCCCCCTCGTGTCCAAGCGCCTGCTGGGCCACCTCGCGCGGGTGCGCCCGGAATACATCACCGTCGCCGGACATCCTGAAAACCAGGACCCCGCCTGCCTCGTGCAGCAGCGGCTGGATGTGGATGCCGCGTCCTTCTGCCGCTGGCTGGCGCCCCCCGCCAAGTTCTTCCCGAAGTCCCCCTGGGCGGAGCCGCTGTGCGCGCTGTCCGCCAGGACCGCCGACGGCATTGCCGAATGGCACGCGGAACAGCGTACCCTCACGGAGTCCGGGACCGCGCTGGAACTGTCCCGCGCGTGTCCGGAGGGGCACCTGCTCTTTCTCGGCAACAGCATGCCCGTGCGAGACATGGACATGTACGGCGCGGCGCGCGACGGCGCGGGGCCGCGCGTGCTGGCCAACCGGGGCGCGAGCGGGATTGACGGGTGCGTGGCGTCTGCCCTGGGCGCGTCGCGCGGCGCGGGACTTCCCACGACGGCGCTGCTGGGCGACCTGGCGGCGCTGCACGACCTGAACTCCCTCCTGCTGGCGCGGGAGACAGCCGCGCCCTTCCGCCTGGTCGTGGTCAACAACGACGGCGGCGGCATCTTCTCCTTCCTGCCCGCGTCGCGGCATGAGGACCACTTTGAGAAGTGCTTCGCCGCGCCGCACGGGCTGCGCTTCGGGTATGCCGCCCGCCTGTTCGGCTGGGACCATGAGGCGCCCGGAACACCGGAGACCCTGCGGGACCTTCTCGCCGCCGCCCCGCCTTCTGCGGGTCCGCAACTGGTGGAGCTGCGCACCGACCGCGCGGAGAATGCCGCCGGACATGGCGCGCTTCAGCGGATGCTGGCGGAGCGCGTGGACGCGTCCCTGGCCGAAATGGGCGGCCTGTGA